In Alphaproteobacteria bacterium, the following are encoded in one genomic region:
- the folE gene encoding GTP cyclohydrolase I FolE, with product MKSVTFSAAVSGAAAVTQEEAERAVRTLLRWAGDDPEREGLSETPARVARAYKEWFSGYGEDPYVYLKSTFEETDGYDEMVVLRDIRFESHCEHHLAPIIGKVHVAYLPNRRVVGISKLARIVEVYARRLQIQEKLTAQIANTINEVLEPQGVAVAVEASHQCMTTRGIHKPGVTMVTSRMLGQFRTDPSTRREFLAMIGNPRTTAQPDS from the coding sequence ATGAAATCGGTTACTTTTTCCGCGGCAGTGTCCGGTGCCGCCGCGGTCACGCAGGAGGAGGCCGAGCGCGCCGTGCGCACGCTGTTGCGCTGGGCCGGCGACGATCCCGAGCGGGAGGGCCTCAGTGAGACGCCGGCGCGCGTGGCGCGGGCATACAAGGAGTGGTTCTCGGGCTACGGCGAAGATCCCTACGTGTACCTCAAATCCACCTTCGAAGAGACCGACGGCTACGATGAGATGGTGGTTCTTCGGGACATTCGTTTCGAATCCCATTGCGAGCACCATTTGGCGCCCATCATCGGCAAAGTGCATGTCGCCTATTTGCCGAACCGCCGGGTCGTCGGCATCAGCAAGCTTGCGCGCATTGTCGAAGTCTATGCGCGACGCCTGCAAATCCAGGAAAAGCTCACCGCACAGATCGCCAACACGATCAACGAAGTGCTCGAGCCTCAGGGGGTTGCGGTCGCGGTCGAAGCGTCCCATCAATGCATGACGACGCGCGGCATCCACAAGCCGGGTGTGACCATGGTGACGAGCCGGATGCTCGGCCAATTCCGCACCGATCCGAGCACACGGCGGGAATTCCTTGCCATGA
- the apaG gene encoding Co2+/Mg2+ efflux protein ApaG: MYQETTRSIKVSVEPTFLENQSNPRDRQYVWAYHVRIENLGRETVQLRNRYWHITDANGRIQEVRGAGVVGEQPVLEPGEHFEYTSGTPLTTPSGIMRGSYEMENRGGERFDIVIPPFSLDSPYENARVN, from the coding sequence ATGTACCAAGAAACGACGCGCTCGATCAAGGTGTCGGTCGAGCCCACCTTTCTCGAGAACCAGTCGAATCCACGCGATCGCCAATACGTATGGGCGTATCACGTGCGGATCGAGAATTTGGGCCGCGAGACCGTGCAGCTGCGCAATCGCTATTGGCACATCACTGACGCCAATGGGCGCATCCAGGAAGTCCGTGGCGCGGGCGTGGTGGGCGAACAACCCGTCCTAGAGCCGGGTGAGCATTTCGAATACACGAGCGGCACGCCCCTGACGACTCCCTCTGGGATCATGCGCGGCTCTTACGAGATGGAGAACCGCGGGGGCGAACGCTTCGATATTGTAATCCCGCCTTTCTCCCTCGATAGCCCTTACGAGAATGCCCGCGTGAACTGA
- a CDS encoding metallophosphoesterase family protein: MTTPDNGKLDLGTLEASVLLFGGPYGNREATEALLAEAERRAIPWHRVICTGDVAAYCADPQDCVDLLRARNIATVMGNCEEQLAIDAADCGCGFGEGSACETLSVAWYDYCRRALDHKAKRWMGSLPRRIDFTLGRRRLAVVHGSVSRINRLIFNSTPDVEKAGELDLAASDGVIGGHCGLPFSSLIESEIDIRLWHNAGAIGMPANDGTPRVWFSILTVESDGIRATIEAIHYDHERAARRMREFRLPEGYIDCLASGLWPSCEILPPVERACRGRPIASTSAFWRHRVDDRRPGQSRKAS, translated from the coding sequence ATGACGACGCCCGATAACGGCAAACTCGATCTCGGGACGCTCGAAGCTTCGGTTCTCCTCTTTGGCGGACCCTACGGTAACCGTGAGGCAACCGAAGCGCTCCTGGCCGAGGCGGAGCGCCGCGCCATTCCCTGGCATCGTGTGATCTGCACCGGCGATGTCGCGGCCTACTGCGCCGATCCCCAGGATTGCGTCGACCTTTTACGCGCACGGAACATCGCGACGGTGATGGGCAACTGCGAGGAACAGCTTGCGATCGACGCAGCCGATTGCGGCTGCGGATTCGGCGAGGGCAGTGCCTGTGAGACCCTCTCGGTCGCTTGGTACGATTACTGCCGCAGGGCGCTCGATCATAAGGCGAAGCGGTGGATGGGAAGCCTTCCCCGCCGGATCGATTTCACGCTCGGACGGCGCCGACTTGCCGTCGTTCATGGTAGCGTTTCGCGCATCAACCGATTAATCTTCAACTCGACGCCGGACGTCGAGAAGGCGGGGGAACTCGATCTCGCCGCAAGCGACGGCGTTATCGGCGGCCATTGCGGCCTGCCGTTCTCATCCTTGATCGAGTCGGAGATCGACATTCGCCTATGGCACAATGCAGGCGCCATCGGAATGCCCGCAAATGACGGCACCCCGCGCGTTTGGTTCTCGATCCTTACGGTCGAGTCCGATGGCATACGCGCGACCATAGAAGCGATTCACTACGATCACGAGCGTGCGGCGCGGCGCATGCGCGAATTTCGCTTGCCCGAGGGATATATCGACTGCCTCGCCTCGGGCCTCTGGCCGAGTTGCGAGATCCTACCGCCAGTCGAACGCGCATGCCGCGGCCGACCGATCGCGTCGACAAGTGCCTTTTGGCGGCACCGCGTCGACGACCGCCGGCCTGGACAAAGTCGCAAGGCGTCCTAA